A window of Borrelia sp. A-FGy1 contains these coding sequences:
- a CDS encoding J domain-containing protein codes for MLSNLFQIFFLFILFIFILNPFILSIFFMLIVFLIISSLLGGFKVYTTRDYFHSKVREFEFYKLSFLLMAKLISILGSMTGEQLNYINFIINSLNLSERHKTELYNIFHFSITKNRNADKILYALKLGYFQHRDLFIWLVSTLKEINNLARYRNSDGDKFILYIISFLELDFESYNTYKDIKIEIINPYEVLGLKYDSSDNDIKRVYKKLVIQYHPDRFANEPMKQKEASEKFIKIRDAYEKICRERNLK; via the coding sequence TTGTTATCTAATTTATTTCAAATTTTCTTTTTGTTTATATTGTTTATTTTTATTTTAAATCCCTTTATTTTAAGCATATTTTTCATGCTTATTGTTTTTTTGATAATATCTAGTCTTTTGGGTGGATTTAAGGTATATACAACAAGAGATTACTTTCATTCTAAGGTAAGAGAGTTCGAGTTTTACAAGTTATCTTTTTTGCTTATGGCTAAGTTAATTTCTATTTTGGGATCAATGACAGGAGAACAGTTAAATTATATTAACTTCATCATTAATTCTTTAAATTTATCTGAAAGACATAAAACAGAGCTTTATAATATATTCCATTTTTCCATTACTAAGAACAGAAATGCAGACAAAATATTATATGCATTAAAGCTTGGATATTTTCAACATAGAGATCTTTTTATTTGGCTTGTTTCGACTCTTAAAGAAATTAATAATTTGGCTAGATATAGAAATTCAGATGGCGATAAATTTATTCTTTATATTATTTCTTTTCTTGAGCTTGATTTTGAAAGTTACAATACTTATAAGGATATTAAAATAGAAATTATTAATCCTTATGAAGTATTGGGTTTAAAGTACGATTCTAGTGATAATGATATAAAAAGAGTATATAAAAAGTTAGTTATTCAATATCATCCAGATAGATTTGCAAATGAACCTATGAAACAAAAGGAGGCTAGTGAAAAATTTATTAAAATTCGAGATGCTTATGAAAAGATATGTAGAGAAAGAAATTTGAAATAA
- the glyA gene encoding serine hydroxymethyltransferase, with amino-acid sequence MIDRDVFDLIEREYKRERESIKLIASENFVSSNVRKAVGSILTNKYAEGYPLKRYYGGCFVVDEIENLAISRARKLFGANYANVQPHSGSQANMAAIMALINPGDRILGMELSHGGHLTHGSRVSFSGIFFNTYSYGVSRDTETIDYDEVMDLAKKYRPNLIIAGASSYSREIDFKKFRQIADEVSAYLLCDIAHTAGLVVTGFHNSPVDVAHLTTSTTHKTLRGPRGGLIISGKEFKRMVSSNMKERSLETSIDACVFPGIQGGPLMHVIAGKAIAFGEALRDDFRNYISKVIENTKIMADYFSAEGFRIVSGGTDNHLFLVDLGVLGITGADAEKILEGVNITINKNTIPFDSRNPSITSGIRVGAAAITSRGLDKDDALKVASLIIRALKAKSEGEYRKIKREVIEFISSFSMP; translated from the coding sequence ATGATAGATAGAGATGTATTTGATTTAATTGAAAGAGAATATAAAAGAGAGAGAGAAAGCATTAAACTTATTGCTTCAGAAAATTTTGTATCGTCAAATGTAAGAAAAGCTGTAGGTAGTATTTTGACTAATAAATACGCTGAGGGCTATCCTTTAAAGAGATATTATGGAGGTTGTTTTGTTGTTGATGAAATTGAAAATTTAGCTATATCAAGGGCAAGGAAACTTTTTGGGGCAAATTATGCTAATGTACAGCCACATAGTGGTTCTCAAGCCAATATGGCTGCAATAATGGCCCTTATTAATCCTGGCGATAGAATTCTTGGAATGGAATTGTCTCATGGGGGGCATTTGACTCATGGAAGCAGAGTTAGTTTTTCTGGGATATTTTTTAATACTTATTCTTATGGGGTATCAAGGGACACTGAGACTATTGATTATGATGAAGTAATGGACTTAGCTAAGAAATATAGACCAAATTTAATAATAGCGGGTGCTTCTTCTTATTCGAGGGAAATTGATTTTAAAAAGTTTCGTCAGATAGCAGATGAAGTTTCTGCTTATCTTTTATGCGACATTGCTCATACGGCAGGGCTTGTTGTTACAGGTTTTCATAATTCTCCTGTTGATGTTGCGCATCTTACTACAAGTACTACTCATAAAACTTTAAGAGGCCCTAGAGGAGGATTAATCATTTCAGGTAAAGAATTTAAGAGAATGGTTAGTTCTAACATGAAGGAAAGGTCACTTGAGACTTCTATTGATGCTTGCGTTTTTCCAGGTATTCAGGGAGGACCTTTGATGCATGTTATTGCGGGAAAAGCGATAGCTTTTGGTGAAGCTTTAAGGGATGATTTTAGAAATTATATATCTAAAGTAATAGAGAATACTAAAATTATGGCTGACTATTTTAGTGCAGAGGGTTTTAGAATAGTTAGCGGAGGAACAGATAATCATTTATTTTTGGTTGATCTTGGTGTGTTAGGTATTACAGGAGCTGATGCTGAGAAAATTCTTGAGGGTGTAAATATTACGATTAATAAAAATACTATTCCTTTTGATTCAAGAAACCCTTCTATAACTTCTGGTATTAGAGTAGGTGCAGCAGCTATTACTTCAAGAGGTTTAGATAAAGACGATGCTCTTAAGGTTGCTAGCCTTATTATTAGGGCGTTAAAAGCTAAATCAGAGGGTGAATATAGGAAAATAAAGAGGGAAGTTATAGAATTTATTAGTAGTTTTAGTATGCCTTAA